The following are encoded together in the Vibrio splendidus genome:
- a CDS encoding ABC transporter substrate-binding protein, whose protein sequence is MNKIVSTLGIMATVAYSATIYADEATSTNNWNQIEQQAEGQTVYFHAWGGSQEINRYLQWAGKKLQSEYGVTLKHVKVTDIAETTTRLLAEKAAGKNTEGSVDIVWINGENFRSMKENALLFGPFTQTLPNWQYVDKSLPIDVDFSEPTEGLEAPWGVGQLVFIHDQETLHNPPQSFSEMLSYAQAFPNRLSYPRPPEFHGTSFIKSLLIELTNNSPALAKPVSEDTFQDVTEPLWAYLDKFHKVAWRGGKQFPAGTSESIQLLDDGQIDLAITFNPNSVYSAQSSGRLGETTKAYALESGALSNIHFLAIPWNANATAGAQVTINFLLSPEAQSRKGDLNVWGDPSVLSSKYLTGSAKNTQQFKSIDEPHPSWQNALEKEWLKRYGN, encoded by the coding sequence ATGAACAAGATAGTAAGTACGTTAGGAATCATGGCAACCGTTGCATACAGCGCAACCATTTATGCTGATGAAGCAACATCAACCAATAACTGGAACCAAATCGAACAGCAGGCAGAGGGACAAACTGTCTACTTTCACGCTTGGGGCGGTAGCCAAGAAATCAATCGTTACCTACAGTGGGCGGGCAAGAAATTACAAAGTGAGTACGGTGTTACCTTAAAACATGTGAAAGTAACCGATATTGCAGAAACGACCACTCGCCTACTCGCAGAAAAGGCGGCAGGAAAGAACACTGAAGGCAGTGTCGATATCGTCTGGATTAACGGCGAGAATTTCCGTTCAATGAAAGAAAATGCCTTGTTGTTTGGGCCATTCACTCAAACACTTCCAAACTGGCAGTACGTGGATAAGTCTTTGCCGATCGATGTCGATTTCTCGGAGCCAACAGAAGGCTTGGAGGCACCTTGGGGCGTTGGGCAACTGGTCTTCATCCACGACCAAGAAACACTGCACAATCCGCCACAATCGTTTTCAGAGATGTTGAGCTACGCTCAGGCTTTCCCGAATCGCTTAAGCTACCCGCGCCCACCAGAGTTTCACGGTACGAGCTTCATTAAGTCTCTACTGATTGAGCTAACAAACAACAGTCCTGCGCTTGCTAAACCCGTTTCAGAAGATACCTTCCAAGACGTTACGGAACCACTGTGGGCCTACTTAGATAAATTCCATAAAGTGGCGTGGCGCGGTGGCAAACAATTCCCAGCAGGCACATCGGAAAGCATCCAGCTTCTGGATGACGGACAGATCGACCTCGCGATTACGTTCAATCCAAACTCTGTATATTCAGCACAATCAAGTGGCCGCCTAGGGGAAACTACCAAGGCTTATGCGTTAGAAAGCGGCGCTCTGTCTAACATTCACTTCCTTGCGATTCCTTGGAATGCCAATGCAACCGCGGGTGCTCAAGTGACCATCAACTTCTTGTTGAGCCCAGAAGCACAATCTCGCAAAGGTGACCTCAATGTTTGGGGTGACCCTTCTGTATTGAGCAGTAAGTACTTAACCGGCAGCGCTAAAAATACTCAGCAATTTAAATCGATTGATGAACCGCATCCTAGTTGGCAAAACGCGCTCGAGAAAGAGTGGCTTAAGCGATACGGTAACTAA
- a CDS encoding META domain-containing protein — protein sequence MKFSSKKLLAVAALPMMLAACTTTGDNAMQVTPTDLQHHNWELAQIDGKDIVKSEDQAAPRLEIGEKMTANGMAGCNNFFGQGELKDGQFRIKQMGMTMKMCHGSAMEIEQSVSATLSEWSDVTLTNDTLVLKNDVHTLTYTIRDWVN from the coding sequence ATGAAGTTTAGTTCAAAAAAATTACTAGCAGTAGCCGCTTTACCTATGATGCTAGCAGCATGCACAACAACAGGTGACAACGCGATGCAAGTAACACCAACCGATCTACAGCACCATAACTGGGAACTTGCGCAAATTGATGGCAAGGACATTGTGAAAAGCGAAGACCAAGCAGCTCCTCGTCTAGAGATCGGCGAAAAGATGACTGCAAACGGCATGGCTGGTTGTAACAACTTCTTCGGTCAAGGCGAGCTGAAAGACGGTCAATTCCGTATCAAGCAAATGGGCATGACAATGAAAATGTGTCACGGTTCAGCAATGGAAATCGAACAGTCGGTTTCAGCTACTCTAAGCGAGTGGAGCGACGTAACCCTAACAAACGATACGCTAGTACTGAAAAACGATGTACACACGCTAACGTACACAATTCGTGATTGGGTAAACTAA
- a CDS encoding DUF1289 domain-containing protein, with protein sequence MVEQLEFFQVPSPCVGVCSSDDKGYCNGCMRKREERFNWMSMTPSEQLHVIKLCRQRYRRKIMKQKNLVGKSVDEEGNTSPQRDLFG encoded by the coding sequence ATGGTGGAGCAGTTAGAGTTTTTCCAGGTTCCAAGCCCTTGCGTTGGGGTTTGCTCAAGCGATGATAAAGGCTATTGCAATGGTTGTATGCGCAAGAGAGAAGAGCGCTTTAATTGGATGTCGATGACTCCGTCAGAACAATTGCACGTGATTAAGCTTTGTCGTCAGCGCTATCGGAGAAAGATAATGAAGCAAAAAAACTTGGTTGGTAAGTCGGTCGACGAAGAGGGAAATACAAGTCCCCAAAGAGATCTTTTCGGTTAA
- a CDS encoding thiamine-binding protein, producing MVAFQVIPRVKEGNNFEVVDKAIEVVKAADVPFQVGAMETTMKGELNQLLDIVKKAEQACYDAGAVEVITNIKIHSKTTEADDTFCTYHRGVTKANHMFV from the coding sequence ATGGTTGCCTTCCAAGTGATCCCTCGCGTCAAAGAAGGCAACAACTTCGAAGTAGTTGATAAAGCCATTGAAGTTGTGAAAGCAGCCGATGTGCCTTTCCAAGTTGGTGCGATGGAAACCACAATGAAAGGTGAGCTCAATCAATTACTCGATATCGTTAAAAAGGCAGAGCAAGCTTGTTACGATGCAGGGGCTGTAGAAGTGATAACCAACATTAAGATTCATAGTAAAACCACCGAGGCCGATGATACATTTTGTACATACCATCGTGGTGTAACGAAAGCGAATCACATGTTTGTTTAG
- a CDS encoding DEAD/DEAH box helicase — MSFDNLTLNAKTVTAIPSQFDKPTEIQQAVIPSIIAGKDVLALAQTGSGKTLAFGLPLLNNINHDVNGLQALIIVPTRELASQVTESLEPVATALDIKFVTLTGGVNTDDQQQQLLTQPQLAIATPGRLLALIKSSELDVTQCVSLVLDEADRLIDMGFWPDIQAITAALPSKRQSLLFSATLPPELVSQAELLLSNPVKVTTHQENSVVATIEETLYLVNKGSKAQALIALLHQSPWPQVLVFIGAKDNADALTKRLNKSKINVSALHGNKSQEEREQALESFKNGETRVLIATDVMARGIHIDQLPVVINFDLPTHSATYVHRVGRTARAGSTGCAISLVSHSETDYLNAIRTLTNKPLVLQALEGFPVTDKPASEATARKRPPKDKMANRRTAKKKSAKQFKSKPSSSK, encoded by the coding sequence ATGTCATTTGATAACCTCACCCTTAACGCAAAAACCGTCACAGCGATCCCTTCTCAATTCGACAAACCGACTGAGATACAACAAGCAGTAATTCCATCAATTATTGCGGGTAAAGACGTACTTGCGTTGGCTCAAACGGGTAGCGGAAAAACATTGGCGTTCGGCTTACCCTTGCTGAACAACATCAACCATGATGTGAATGGACTGCAAGCGCTTATCATCGTCCCGACACGTGAACTCGCGTCTCAAGTGACTGAATCTTTAGAGCCGGTCGCGACAGCGCTCGATATCAAATTCGTAACCTTAACCGGTGGCGTGAATACTGATGATCAGCAGCAACAATTACTAACCCAACCGCAATTAGCAATCGCTACTCCGGGGCGTCTACTTGCTTTAATCAAAAGTAGCGAACTGGATGTAACTCAGTGCGTATCATTGGTTCTTGATGAAGCCGACCGCCTGATCGACATGGGTTTTTGGCCCGATATTCAAGCGATTACTGCAGCACTACCGAGCAAACGTCAGTCACTATTGTTCTCTGCGACACTTCCGCCAGAGTTGGTTAGTCAGGCTGAGCTGCTTCTTTCAAACCCAGTTAAAGTCACGACACACCAAGAAAACAGCGTGGTCGCGACTATTGAAGAAACTCTGTATTTAGTGAACAAAGGCAGTAAGGCTCAAGCGCTTATCGCCCTACTTCATCAGAGCCCATGGCCGCAAGTATTGGTGTTCATTGGTGCGAAAGACAATGCCGACGCATTAACCAAGCGATTGAATAAATCCAAAATCAATGTGAGTGCGTTACACGGAAATAAGAGCCAAGAAGAACGAGAGCAAGCATTAGAGAGTTTCAAAAATGGCGAGACCCGTGTGCTTATCGCGACTGATGTGATGGCTCGCGGCATCCATATTGATCAGCTGCCTGTCGTGATTAATTTTGATTTGCCGACACACTCCGCAACTTACGTACACCGAGTTGGTCGCACAGCAAGAGCAGGAAGCACTGGTTGCGCTATCTCTCTGGTTAGTCACAGCGAAACTGATTACTTGAATGCGATTCGTACTCTGACCAATAAGCCTCTTGTGCTACAAGCATTAGAAGGTTTCCCTGTTACAGACAAACCTGCATCTGAAGCCACAGCTCGCAAACGTCCACCTAAAGACAAAATGGCTAACCGAAGAACCGCAAAGAAGAAAAGTGCTAAGCAATTTAAGAGCAAGCCAAGTTCTTCGAAATAG
- a CDS encoding LysE family translocator yields MSWESIWLFIVIVFFIAIIPGPNALLVLSTALTQRKLFAFINVLGVSCGFLFHAFVSANGMSLLLSQTPMAFEGLKWAGVLYLVWLGYNHFRAALRAQEGVLAIVSASSSKLYNQFFKGLLTNLLNPKIVLFYLSIFPQFVSKDHIVSDSLMLGAIQATVVATWFLVVILMADTFKRLLTKKRTSQWMNIVCGLLFVGFSIQLALFQL; encoded by the coding sequence ATGAGTTGGGAAAGTATCTGGCTGTTTATTGTCATTGTGTTTTTTATTGCCATCATTCCAGGCCCAAATGCTCTGTTGGTATTGAGCACGGCTTTAACTCAAAGAAAGTTGTTTGCGTTTATTAACGTGTTGGGTGTGTCATGCGGGTTCTTGTTTCATGCGTTTGTTTCTGCGAATGGCATGAGCTTACTGTTATCTCAGACTCCAATGGCCTTTGAGGGATTGAAGTGGGCGGGTGTCTTGTACTTAGTCTGGCTTGGTTATAATCACTTTCGAGCGGCACTGCGAGCTCAAGAGGGCGTGCTTGCTATAGTGAGTGCATCGAGTAGTAAGCTTTATAACCAGTTTTTCAAAGGACTCCTCACTAATCTACTGAACCCTAAAATCGTTCTGTTCTACCTTTCGATATTCCCTCAGTTTGTTTCTAAGGATCACATTGTGTCCGACAGTTTAATGTTGGGCGCGATACAGGCGACAGTGGTTGCTACCTGGTTTTTGGTTGTCATTTTGATGGCTGATACGTTTAAGAGATTATTGACGAAAAAGCGCACGTCTCAATGGATGAATATTGTGTGCGGGTTGTTGTTTGTTGGCTTCAGTATTCAGTTGGCGCTGTTTCAGCTTTAG
- a CDS encoding M14 family metallopeptidase → MKIFSNFESGNIHVVSADSPQNIQLTIPADNQTEISQWFHFRLESEAQQAHHFEIGQLATSAYPDGWKDYDVVASYDREEWFRIPSQFDGDTLNFDIIPEHDSMYFAYFAPYSYDRHQDLLHSAQTHPACKLETLGHTLDNNDITLLTIGEPSEEKKNIWVIGRQHPGETMAEWLIEGLLQRLLDETDTVGRSLLDSVVFRVVPNMNPDGSIRGHLRTNAIGVNLNREWQSPSLERSPEVFLVRERMLETGVDLCLDIHGDEAIPYNFVAGSEGTPSYNERIAKLENHFKQALLTITPEFQDEFGYDKDEPGKANMTVGTNWIGEQFKCLAYTVEMPFKDHISHADELYGWSPERSVAFGHDMLAAVWATVDEL, encoded by the coding sequence ATGAAAATTTTCAGCAATTTCGAAAGCGGCAACATTCACGTCGTTTCAGCAGATTCACCACAAAACATTCAATTGACTATCCCAGCAGACAACCAGACTGAAATCTCTCAATGGTTTCATTTCCGTTTAGAAAGTGAAGCTCAACAAGCTCACCACTTTGAAATCGGCCAATTGGCAACATCTGCTTACCCTGATGGGTGGAAAGATTATGATGTTGTAGCATCTTATGACCGTGAAGAGTGGTTCCGTATTCCATCTCAGTTCGATGGCGATACATTAAACTTTGATATCATCCCTGAACACGATTCAATGTACTTCGCGTACTTCGCGCCATACTCATACGATCGTCACCAAGATCTTCTGCACAGTGCTCAAACGCACCCAGCATGTAAGCTTGAAACTCTGGGTCACACGCTAGATAACAACGACATCACCTTGCTAACTATCGGTGAGCCAAGTGAAGAGAAGAAAAACATCTGGGTTATTGGTCGCCAACACCCAGGCGAGACTATGGCTGAATGGCTAATCGAAGGTCTGCTGCAACGCCTGCTTGATGAAACAGATACGGTCGGCCGCTCTCTTCTAGATAGTGTTGTTTTCCGTGTTGTACCGAACATGAACCCAGATGGCAGTATCCGTGGTCACCTGCGCACTAATGCGATTGGTGTAAACCTTAACCGCGAATGGCAATCACCTTCTCTAGAACGCAGCCCTGAAGTTTTCCTTGTGCGCGAGCGCATGCTAGAAACCGGCGTTGATCTGTGCCTAGACATTCACGGTGATGAAGCGATTCCATATAACTTTGTTGCAGGTAGCGAAGGCACACCTTCATACAACGAGCGCATTGCAAAACTGGAGAATCACTTCAAGCAAGCGCTTCTGACTATCACGCCAGAATTCCAAGATGAATTTGGTTACGATAAAGACGAACCGGGCAAAGCAAATATGACCGTCGGCACAAATTGGATCGGTGAGCAGTTCAAATGTCTAGCTTACACTGTCGAGATGCCGTTTAAAGATCACATCAGCCACGCTGACGAACTTTACGGCTGGTCTCCAGAGCGCAGTGTTGCATTTGGTCACGACATGCTAGCAGCGGTTTGGGCAACAGTAGACGAGCTATAA
- a CDS encoding nitrogenase-stabilizing/protective protein NifW — protein MNQTEFQQKIASFTAIEQALDYFEIGFDSKFIDQNRIELVKRFNGYLILSKPDDWFSGRRALKNAYCKVQRSKLDRYTRSACRGCTTCQRR, from the coding sequence ATGAACCAAACAGAATTCCAGCAAAAAATAGCGAGTTTCACCGCCATAGAACAAGCGCTTGATTACTTTGAAATTGGCTTTGATAGCAAGTTTATCGACCAAAATAGAATAGAGCTCGTGAAGCGCTTTAATGGTTATCTGATCCTCTCGAAACCCGATGATTGGTTTTCTGGAAGAAGAGCACTGAAAAACGCGTACTGTAAGGTTCAACGCAGTAAACTGGATCGCTACACACGATCAGCCTGTCGTGGCTGTACGACTTGCCAGCGCCGCTAG